A stretch of Colletotrichum lupini chromosome 2, complete sequence DNA encodes these proteins:
- a CDS encoding pre-mRNA-splicing factor CWC21 encodes MSLLTLTQLNFVRGTIAKGLVSVTSLADPKVDIYHIISIIMSDNVGLSTPRGSGTSGYVQRNLAHMRPRDYGAPYPPKDADSLRHKQRQPDKEILEHDRKREVEVKVLDLRDTLEDEGLDEEEVEKRCDEMRKKLLADLEKQKNSRGGGGGGGPVRKHFKSHQVHEMADAKIKESERLRSALRISKDYEEGSHWRRQEERLRGSVEKETKREDVD; translated from the exons ATGAGTCTTCTCACATTAA CCCAACTGAACTTCGTCCGTGGTACCATTGCCAAGGGTCTAGTCTCGGTGACGTCTCTTGCAGATCCAAA AGTTGATATATACCACATAATCTCGATAATCATGTCCGACAACGTCGGTCTCTCAACGCCTCGTGGCAGCGGTACTTCAGGCTATGTTCAGCGCAACCTTGCGCACATGCGCCCACGCGACTATGGCGCGCCCTATCCTCCTAAAGACGCCGACTCGCTCCGCCACAAGCAGCGACAGCCCGATAAAGAGATCTTAGAGCACGACCGCAAGCGTGAGGTCGAGGTCAAGGTCCTTGATCTGCGCGACACCCTCGAAGATGAAGG CCTCGACGAGGAAGAAGTTGAGAAGCGATGCGACGAAATGCGAAAGAAACTACTGGCCGACCTCGAGAAACAAAAGAACAgccgtggcggcggcggcggcggtggtccCGTACGGAAGCACTTCAAGAGCCATCAGGTGCACGAGATGGCAGACGCCAAGATCAAAGAGAGCGAGAGACTCAGGAGCGCTTTGAGAATAAGCAAAGACTACGAAGAGGGAAGCCACTGGAGGAGACAAGAGGAGAGACTCCGGGGCTCTGTGGAGAAGGAGACCAAAAGGGAAGACGTCGACTAA
- a CDS encoding G-protein alpha subunit: MGCGMSTEDKEGKARNEEIENQLKRDKMMQRNEIKMLLLGAGESGKSTILKQMKLIHEGGYSRDERESFKEIIFSNTVQSMRVILEAMESLELPLEDQRMEYHVQTIFMQPAQIEGDVLPPEVGSAIEALWKDRGVQECFKRSREYQLNDSARYYFDNIARIAAPDYMPNDQDVLRSRVKTTGITETTFIIGDLTYRMFDVGGQRSERKKWIHCFENVTTILFLVAISEYDQLLFEDETVNRMQEALTLFDSICNSRWFIKTSIILFLNKIDRFKEKLPVSPMKNYFPDYEGGDDYAAACDYILNRFVSLNQHETKQIYTHFTCATDTTQIRFVMAAVNDIIIQENLRLCGLI, encoded by the exons ATGGGTTGCGGAATGAGCACGGAGGACAAGGAGGGCAAGGCCCGCAATGAGGAAATCGAGAATCAGCTGAAGAGGGATAAGATGATGCAGCGCAACGAGATCAAGATGCTTCTTCTGG GTGCTGGTGAATCCGGAAAGTCGACAATTCTGAAACAGATGAAGCTGATTCACGAGGGCGGCTACTCACGCGATGAACGGGAATCCTTCAAGGAGATTATCTTCAGCAACACGGTGCAATCCATGCGTGTCATCCTCGAGGCAATGGAGTCCTTGGAGCTGCCCCTTGAGGACCAGCGCATGGAGTACCACGTCCAAACCATCTTCATGCAGCCCGCCCAGATCGAGGGCGATGTTCTGCCTCCTGAAGTTGGAAGCGCGATTGAGGCGCTGTGGAAGGATCGAGGTGTGCAAGAGTGCTTCAAGCGCTCTCGCGAATACCAGCTCAACGATTCAGCAAGATA CTATTTCGATAATATCGCGCGTATCGCCGCTCCTGACTACATGCCCAATGACCAGGATGTCCTCCGATCGCGTGTCAAGACAACGGGTATCACGGAAACCACATTCATCATTGGCGACCTGACCTACAGAATGTTCGATGTCGGTGGTCAACGATCTGAGCGAAAGAAGTGGATTCACTGCTTTGAAAACGTCACTACCATTCTCTTCCTGGTCGCCATTTCCGAGTACGACCAGCTGCTATTCGAGGACGAGACTGTCAACCGTATGCAGGAGGCCTTGACTCTCTTCGACTCCATCTGCAACTCAAGATGGTTCATCAAGACGTCTATCATCCTCTTCTTGAACAAGATCGATCGTTTCAAGGAGAAGCTCCCCGTCAGCCCGATGAAGAACTACTTCCCCGATTACGAAGGCGGAGATGACTATGCTGCTGCGTGCGACTACATTCTCAACCGATTCGTCAGCTTGAACCAGCATGAGACTAAGCAAATCTACACGCACTTCACCTGCGCGACAGACACAACTCAGATCCGCTTCGTCATGGCGGCAGTGAATG ACATCATCATTCAAGAGAACCTGCGGTTGTGCGGTCTGATTTGA